In Solenopsis invicta isolate M01_SB chromosome 1, UNIL_Sinv_3.0, whole genome shotgun sequence, one genomic interval encodes:
- the LOC105194338 gene encoding uncharacterized protein LOC105194338, translating into MFRIVDPPSDFRQSTSEWIYKMLFLWSREPTPDPRAGPWFAWFATAVLLWRCRRRITRAILAISPLRLLKRRAAGLALNQKIILKQQKRHSLAQLNKHKTVGIRRAKRLCTGDGPHVSGSMSMIQTVPQIHYRVTRSGRIYGKYPNKTAIPNGSIQENH; encoded by the exons ATGTTTCGGATAGTCGACCCACCCTCCGATTTCAGACAGAGCACCAGCGAGTGGATCTATAAG ATGTTATTTCTTTGGTCGAGGGAGCCAACTCCGGATCCCAGAGCCGGTCCATGGTTTGCCTGGTTCGCGACAGCGGTTCTGTTGTGGCGCTGTCGACGTCGCATCACCAGAGCGATTTTAGCGATTTCGCCGTTGAGATTGCTAAAGAGACGTGCTGCCGGTTTAGCGCTTAATCAGAAGATAATTCTAAAGCAACAGAAGAGACACAGCCTGGCCCAGTTAAACAAGCATAAGACTGTCGGCATACGGCGAGCAAAGCGATTGTGCACCGGCGATGGTCCACACGTATCCGGTAGTATGTCCATGATACAAACTGTACCACAGATTCACTACAGGGTCACAAGGAGCGGCAGAATCTACGGAAAATACCCGAACAAGACCGCCATCCCAAACGGTAGCATTCAAGAAAACCACTAA